A window of Rufibacter sp. LB8 contains these coding sequences:
- a CDS encoding SusC/RagA family TonB-linked outer membrane protein gives MHRLILLLAFLLSLTATGHAQETAVNGKVLEQATGTPLAGVTVVLKNTTQATSTDTDGNFTLPAAPGQILVFTYIGYKTQQVAVTSATTPLQIALELDNTQLSEIVVTGALGIKRPARELGASAQIVSNESLNQGKPVNPLLGLNSKVAGLRVNMYDSKVDPQLQVVLRGTRSLNRAKNAPIYVVDGVPIPSIGRLNPNDIESITVLKGANASALYGSEGVNGAIMVTTKSGERGRGLVRVSNTTTFSKVFLLPKAQTRFGQGNAGVFDPLQWESWGPAFDGSMKDVGPALPDGSRHQVLYAAPDQDNRLDLFQTGVNVQNDVSFSGGDERTTYFFSLQDATIKGIIPEDESRRTGGRFNGSRTFGKLRSSYALNYVYFKKNTTPDGPWITAYQLPANFDFNSMRHWKETGSAANPLYFFTDGQKNPFFQIDNIREQNEQQTINGKLELGYDVTPWFSALYRFGLYSTIDETRATTGRFEVPASAARNVNGSVSDNNTSFRRLNSDVILNFKKDFGKISTRLLLGQNTRADYTKSVTVGASNLLFPDLFNPGSRIGELSAASGTGITEQRSVSAYGEFTAGYQNFLFLTFTGRNDWVSVLSPDNRSYFFPGVSGSFIFSEAIPALQDKRGLSFGKVYASWNKTGNVTLNPYQLNNAYTQINGFPFGNTVGFTPSLRYPNADIQPEFVTSYEAGVQLGLFNNRMNVEANYVYSDSKGQIFNATTSRATGYNDAVVNAGRLTNSIIEVSLGGDVVLTPTFKWNLGANFTYIDNQVKELYQGLESFNIFRQSYANIGQSYPSLLVSDYKRDPQGRIIIDAATGNPVIATENTYLGTMVPPYQVGLNSMVQFKGLSIGAQFDWRMGGWLYSEIIPRMYTAGTHPRTVEFNRQPFLYPNSVIETAPGVFEPNNSVYSKGDRAFWEREGSIQSNTAAKSDYFKLRELSISYTLPMSLLSRQNFIKEASLGFVANNVFILRHKDNDHGDPEYLYNQTDGYVSFRQVPPYRTFGFNVSLGF, from the coding sequence ATGCATAGATTAATACTACTCCTCGCCTTCCTGCTGAGCCTCACGGCAACTGGCCATGCGCAGGAAACCGCCGTCAACGGCAAGGTATTAGAACAAGCCACCGGAACCCCGTTGGCCGGAGTCACCGTGGTATTGAAGAACACAACCCAGGCTACTTCCACTGACACAGACGGCAACTTCACCTTACCTGCCGCGCCGGGCCAGATTTTGGTCTTTACATATATTGGCTACAAAACGCAGCAAGTAGCCGTCACCAGCGCCACCACTCCCCTGCAGATTGCCCTGGAACTTGATAACACCCAACTATCTGAAATTGTGGTCACCGGTGCCCTGGGCATTAAGCGGCCCGCCCGCGAGTTGGGTGCCTCTGCCCAGATTGTAAGCAATGAATCTCTGAACCAAGGAAAACCGGTGAACCCGCTGCTGGGACTGAACAGCAAAGTGGCGGGCTTGCGCGTGAACATGTATGACAGCAAGGTAGACCCGCAGTTACAGGTGGTGTTGCGCGGCACCAGGTCGCTTAACAGAGCCAAGAACGCGCCCATTTATGTGGTGGATGGCGTGCCCATTCCTTCCATTGGTCGCCTGAACCCGAATGACATTGAAAGCATCACGGTGTTGAAAGGGGCCAATGCTTCTGCGCTTTATGGTTCTGAGGGCGTGAACGGGGCCATTATGGTTACTACCAAATCTGGGGAAAGAGGGCGCGGCCTGGTGCGGGTGTCTAATACCACTACGTTTTCAAAAGTATTTCTTTTGCCCAAGGCGCAAACCCGATTTGGCCAGGGGAATGCCGGCGTGTTTGACCCCTTGCAGTGGGAATCCTGGGGACCCGCGTTTGACGGCTCTATGAAAGACGTAGGCCCTGCCCTGCCAGATGGTTCGCGCCACCAGGTGTTGTATGCCGCACCTGACCAAGATAACCGCCTGGACCTTTTCCAGACCGGAGTGAACGTGCAGAATGATGTCTCTTTCTCGGGCGGAGACGAACGCACCACATACTTTTTCTCTTTGCAGGACGCCACCATCAAAGGTATTATTCCGGAAGACGAAAGCCGCCGCACGGGTGGTCGGTTCAACGGGTCCCGCACGTTTGGCAAGCTCCGGTCTTCGTATGCGCTGAACTACGTGTACTTCAAAAAGAACACTACCCCAGACGGCCCCTGGATTACCGCCTACCAGTTACCCGCCAATTTTGATTTCAACAGCATGCGCCATTGGAAGGAGACCGGTTCGGCGGCCAACCCGCTGTACTTCTTCACAGACGGCCAGAAAAACCCTTTCTTCCAGATAGACAATATTAGGGAGCAGAACGAACAGCAGACCATTAATGGCAAGTTGGAATTAGGATATGACGTGACGCCCTGGTTTAGCGCCTTGTACCGGTTTGGATTGTACAGCACCATTGATGAAACCCGCGCTACCACCGGTCGGTTTGAGGTGCCCGCTTCGGCGGCCCGCAACGTGAACGGAAGCGTGAGTGACAATAACACCTCTTTCCGGCGTTTGAACAGTGATGTCATCCTGAACTTCAAGAAGGACTTCGGGAAAATAAGTACCCGGCTGTTGTTGGGCCAGAACACGCGGGCAGATTATACCAAAAGCGTGACCGTGGGCGCCAGCAACCTGCTTTTCCCAGATTTGTTTAACCCCGGCAGTAGAATTGGGGAATTGTCGGCGGCTTCTGGTACTGGTATTACCGAGCAGCGCTCCGTGAGTGCCTACGGCGAATTCACGGCGGGTTACCAGAATTTCCTGTTCCTGACCTTTACGGGCCGCAATGACTGGGTTTCTGTCCTGAGCCCCGACAACCGGTCGTACTTTTTCCCGGGCGTGAGCGGTTCCTTTATTTTCTCTGAGGCTATTCCTGCGCTGCAAGACAAGCGTGGCCTTTCGTTTGGGAAGGTGTATGCCTCCTGGAACAAGACCGGCAACGTGACTCTGAATCCGTATCAACTCAACAACGCGTACACGCAGATCAACGGCTTTCCGTTTGGCAATACCGTGGGGTTCACGCCTAGCCTGCGCTACCCAAATGCAGACATTCAGCCGGAGTTTGTGACGTCTTATGAAGCAGGCGTGCAATTGGGCTTGTTCAACAACCGCATGAACGTGGAGGCCAACTATGTGTACTCAGACTCCAAAGGGCAGATTTTCAACGCCACCACCTCCCGCGCCACCGGTTACAATGACGCCGTAGTAAACGCAGGCCGCCTGACCAACAGCATTATTGAGGTAAGCCTGGGCGGTGATGTGGTCCTGACACCAACATTTAAGTGGAACTTAGGCGCCAACTTCACCTACATAGACAACCAGGTGAAGGAGTTGTACCAAGGGTTGGAGTCTTTCAACATCTTCCGGCAGTCTTACGCCAACATTGGGCAGTCGTATCCAAGCTTGCTGGTGAGTGACTACAAACGTGACCCGCAGGGCCGCATTATCATAGACGCCGCCACGGGCAACCCGGTCATTGCCACTGAGAACACGTATCTGGGCACCATGGTACCGCCCTACCAGGTGGGGCTGAACAGCATGGTGCAGTTCAAAGGTTTGAGTATTGGCGCACAGTTTGACTGGCGCATGGGCGGCTGGCTGTACTCAGAGATTATTCCGCGCATGTACACCGCCGGCACGCACCCCCGCACTGTGGAATTCAACCGGCAGCCGTTCCTTTACCCTAACTCGGTGATTGAGACTGCGCCCGGCGTGTTTGAACCCAACAACAGCGTGTATTCCAAAGGAGACCGGGCATTCTGGGAGCGCGAAGGTTCTATCCAGTCCAACACCGCCGCCAAATCAGATTATTTCAAGCTGCGCGAACTGAGCATCAGTTACACCTTGCCAATGTCTTTGTTAAGCCGACAGAACTTCATCAAAGAGGCGAGCCTGGGCTTTGTGGCGAACAATGTGTTCATCCTTCGGCACAAAGACAATGACCACGGCGACCCGGAATATCTCTACAACCAAACCGATGGCTACGTGAGCTTCCGGCAAGTGCCGCCGTACCGCACGTTCGGGTTTAATGTGAGTTTAGGATTTTAA
- a CDS encoding AraC family transcriptional regulator — MITRKGETDALLASFSTDKAGAVLQESPFGLPGHLVQQEITFSDCPAAGRQVSLRSPNVSLTYTLAHVPGQEEDTFSHGTGLVQLCFCLRGTVHYIRAGEERPAANLQEQQHNVFLFPAGAMASEKHATAECEVFELSLTPDFFFRCLPPAHVLVSQFLRKQAENKFDQLLPMIITPRLTAILYELLNQKLKGFCWQTFFEAKVMELLAYQLEQWEQTLELDAGENLKKEDEQKMQLAREILLADLEHTISIKELAHQIGTNEFDLKKHFKMTFGETVFGYRQAYKMERARELLLQGDTKINEISRLLGYKHATHFTSAFKRHFGLLPNKIKK, encoded by the coding sequence ATGATAACGCGGAAAGGAGAAACTGACGCGCTGCTGGCTTCTTTTTCAACAGACAAAGCCGGTGCGGTGCTCCAGGAGAGTCCTTTTGGCCTGCCCGGCCATTTGGTGCAGCAGGAGATAACCTTCTCCGACTGTCCGGCGGCCGGCCGGCAGGTTTCCTTGCGCAGTCCCAACGTGTCACTCACCTATACGCTTGCCCACGTGCCGGGTCAGGAGGAAGACACTTTTTCCCATGGCACGGGTCTGGTTCAACTGTGTTTCTGTTTAAGAGGCACCGTACACTATATAAGAGCAGGAGAGGAGAGACCCGCCGCCAACTTGCAGGAACAGCAGCACAACGTGTTCCTGTTTCCGGCTGGGGCCATGGCGTCAGAAAAGCATGCGACGGCAGAATGTGAAGTGTTTGAGCTCAGCCTAACCCCAGATTTCTTTTTCAGGTGCCTGCCGCCCGCCCATGTCCTTGTGAGCCAATTCCTGAGAAAACAAGCCGAGAACAAGTTTGATCAGTTGCTGCCTATGATCATTACGCCCCGCCTTACGGCCATTCTCTATGAATTGCTCAACCAGAAACTCAAAGGTTTTTGCTGGCAGACCTTTTTTGAGGCGAAGGTGATGGAGTTACTGGCCTACCAACTGGAGCAATGGGAGCAAACCCTGGAACTGGACGCCGGCGAAAACCTAAAGAAAGAAGACGAACAGAAGATGCAGCTGGCCCGGGAAATTCTCCTAGCCGATTTGGAGCATACCATCTCCATCAAAGAGCTGGCGCACCAGATAGGCACCAATGAATTCGACCTGAAAAAGCATTTCAAGATGACCTTTGGCGAAACCGTTTTTGGCTACCGGCAGGCCTATAAAATGGAACGCGCCCGCGAACTGCTGCTGCAAGGCGACACCAAAATCAATGAAATCAGCCGACTGCTGGGCTACAAACACGCCACGCACTTCACATCGGCATTTAAGCGGCACTTCGGTTTACTGCCGAATAAGATAAAGAAGTAA
- the ruvB gene encoding Holliday junction branch migration DNA helicase RuvB, translating into MREDYLTGSADHLSPAEKEYDKALRPLDFSAFTGQEKVVENLKIFVGAAIMRGEALDHVLLHGPPGLGKTTLSHIIANSLGSNIKITSGPVLDKPSDLAGLLTNLEKNDVLFIDEIHRLNPIVEEYLYSAMEDYKIDIMLDSGPNARSVQISLNPFTLIGATTRSGLLTSPLRARFGINSRLEYYDSKLLTSIVQRSAEILGSPIHEDAAFEIARRSRGTPRIANNLLRRTRDFAQIKGDGTITVDIAKFALNALDVDHNGLDEMDKRILLTIIEKFKGGPVGLSTIATACGDEAETIEEVYEPFLIQEGYIKRTSRGREATEAAYRHLGKIPPNHVRSGTLFDQAQ; encoded by the coding sequence ATGAGAGAAGACTATTTAACCGGTTCGGCAGACCACCTTTCGCCCGCTGAGAAAGAGTATGACAAGGCGCTCAGGCCCTTGGATTTCAGCGCTTTCACGGGCCAGGAAAAGGTGGTGGAGAACCTCAAGATATTTGTGGGCGCGGCCATTATGCGCGGCGAAGCGTTGGACCACGTGCTCCTGCACGGCCCTCCGGGCTTGGGGAAAACTACTCTCAGCCACATCATCGCCAACTCACTGGGGTCCAATATCAAGATTACGTCGGGCCCGGTGCTGGACAAGCCCAGTGATTTGGCGGGTTTGCTTACCAACCTGGAGAAGAACGACGTCCTGTTCATTGACGAGATTCACCGCCTGAACCCCATTGTGGAAGAGTACCTGTACTCGGCCATGGAAGATTACAAGATTGACATCATGCTGGACTCTGGCCCCAATGCCCGTTCTGTGCAGATTTCTTTGAATCCGTTTACCTTGATTGGAGCCACCACGCGGTCGGGTCTGTTGACCTCGCCGTTGCGGGCGCGCTTTGGCATCAACTCGCGGTTGGAGTATTATGACTCCAAGCTGTTGACGTCTATTGTGCAGCGCTCCGCCGAGATTCTGGGTTCGCCTATTCATGAAGATGCCGCCTTTGAGATTGCCCGCCGCAGCCGCGGTACGCCGCGTATCGCCAATAATTTGTTGCGCCGTACCCGTGACTTCGCCCAAATTAAAGGCGACGGGACCATTACCGTTGACATCGCCAAGTTTGCCCTGAATGCCCTGGACGTGGACCATAACGGTCTGGACGAAATGGACAAACGCATCTTGCTCACCATCATTGAGAAGTTCAAGGGCGGTCCGGTGGGCTTGTCTACCATTGCCACCGCCTGCGGTGATGAGGCCGAGACCATTGAGGAAGTCTATGAACCGTTCCTGATTCAGGAAGGCTACATCAAGCGCACCAGCCGCGGCCGTGAAGCCACCGAAGCCGCGTACCGCCACCTGGGCAAGATTCCGCCCAACCACGTGCGCAGCGGTACCTTGTTTGACCAGGCCCAATAA